A stretch of the Cyprinus carpio isolate SPL01 chromosome B4, ASM1834038v1, whole genome shotgun sequence genome encodes the following:
- the LOC109084592 gene encoding NACHT, LRR and PYD domains-containing protein 3-like isoform X3, which produces MDETETSGDEDYFPGVRPVDQKRSEAEPSCVSMKSDASMDPPMTFKSGDTQPDFSLVHQKRSEAEPSCVSMKSDASMDPPMTFKSGESQPGLSSVQQKRSEPEPSCVSMKSDASMDPPMTFKSGESQPGLSSIQQKRSEPEASYLSMKSHTSMVCQEQLMSGDSRPGLGYEVLNMFKSNLLKRFGQLNEGTAMQGNPTLLNEIYTELYITESESGEISNEHEVRQIETQSRRAATEETAIKCSDIFRPLPGQDKAIRTVLTKGVAGIGKTVSVQKFILDWAEGKDNQDVQLIFPLPFREINLIKNKTLSLSDLLHDFFPETKEMKISNDEYKVLLIFDGLDECRLSLNFKSKVKLCNISESASVDVLLMNLIVGNLLPSALIWITSRPAAADRPPPKCVHRVTEVRGFNEPQKEEYFRKRISDQSLADRIISHLKSSRSLYIMCHIPVFCWISATVLEKMLSPAESGEIPKTLTQMYTHFLILQTNIKSEKDYEKKVNDKETIHKLGKLAFQQLVKGNLIFYEEDLRECGIDVTEASVYSGLCTQIFREELGLSHGKVFCFVHLSIQEHLAALYVHLSCTINNIYVFDQTKQRLFNKRFNQKKYSSLSELHQRAFDEALQSKNGHLDLFLRFLLGLSLESNQTLLRKLLTQTGKCSYNKEETVQYIKQKIRQNRSPEKSINLFHCLNELSDDSLIQEIQDYLKSGEIIKAKLSSSQWSALVYVLLTSEQKMDVFDLKPFIGAQHAGDSVLRNLLPVVKESRSVRLCGCDLTALSCESLSSALQLSNCVLGELDLSNNDLQDSGVKLLSDGLKNCKLGILRLQFCNLTSQSCESLSSVLQLPNCVLRELDLSNNDLKDSGVKLLDGLKSCKLEILRLSGCMVTEEGCGYLSAALSSNLSHLRELDLSYNHPGDSGVKLLSEKLEDPNCSLDKLKCLFFHTGSKHSTH; this is translated from the exons ATGGATGAAACAGAAACATCTGGAGATGAAGATTATTTTCCAGGAGTCAG ACCAGTTGATCAGAAAAGATCAGaagcagagcccagctgtgtgtctatgaaaaGTGACGCGTCTATGGATCCACCAATGACATTTAAGAGTGGAGATACACAGCCTGATTTCAG TTTAGTTCATCAaaagagatcagaagcagagcccagctgtgtgtctatgaagagtgacgCGTCTATGGATCCACCAATGACATTTAAGAGTGGAGAATCACAGCCTGGTCTGAG ttcagttcagcAAAAGAGATCAGAaccagagcccagctgtgtgtctatgaagagtgatGCGTCTATGGATCCACCAATGACATTTAAGAGTGGAGAATCACAGCCTGGTCTGAG TTCAATTCAGCAAAAGAGATCAGAACCAGAGGCCAGCTATTTGTCTATGAAGAGTCACACATCTATGGTTTGTCAAGAACAATTAATGAGTGGAGATTCACGGCCTGGTCTCGG ctaTGAAGTCCTCAACATGTTTAAATCAAATCTGCTGAAGAGGTTTGGGCAACTGAATGAAGGAACAGCAATGCAGGGAAACCCAACActcctgaatgagatctacacagagctctacatcacagaaagtgagagtggagagatcagtaatgagcatgaggtgagacagattgagacacaatccaggagagcagcaacagaggagacagccatcaaatgcagtgacatctttagacctttacctggacaagacaaagccatcagaactgtgctgacaaagggagtcgctggcattggaaaaacagtctctgtgcagaagttcatcctggactgggctgaagggaaagacaatcaggacgtccagctcatatttccacttcctttcagagaaatcaatctgataaagaacaaaacactcagtctttcagatcttcttcatgactttttccctgaaactaaagaaatgaaaatatccaatgatgaatataaagtgttgctcatctttgatggtctggatgagtgtcgtCTGTCTCTGAACTTTAAGAGCAAAGtgaaactgtgtaatatatctgaatCAGCCTCAGTGGACGTGCTGCTGATGAACCTTattgtggggaatctgcttccctctgctctcatctggatcacctccagaccagcagcagctgatcgTCCCCCTCCTAAgtgtgtccatcgagtgacagaggtacgaggcttcaatgagccacagaaggaggaatacttcaggaagagaatcagtgatcagagtctggccgacaggatcatctcacacctgaagtcatcaaggagcctctatatcatgtgccacatcccagtgttctgctggatctcagccactgttctggagaagatgttgagtccagcagagagtggagagattcccaagactctcactcaaatgtacacacacttcctgatccttcagaccAACATCAAAAGTGAGAAAGACTATGAGAAAAAAGTGAATGATAAAGAAACGATCCACAAACTGGGCAAATTGGCttttcagcagcttgtgaaaggaaacctgatcttctatgaggaagacctgagagagtgtggcattgatgtgacagaagcatcagtgtactcaggattgtgcactcagatcttcagagaggagttgggCTTGTCTCACgggaaagtcttctgctttgttcatctaagcattcaggaacatctagcagctctatatgtGCACCTCTCCTGTACAATCAACAACATCTATGTGTTTGACCAAACCAAACAAAGGCTGTTTAATAAGCGTTTTAACCAGAAGAAATATAGTTCATTATCTGAGCTGCATCAGAGAGCTTTTGATGAAGCTTTACAGAGTAAgaatggacatctggatcttttCCTGCGTTTTCTTCTGGGtctctcactggagtccaatcagactcTCTTACGAAAACTACTGACACAGACAGGAAAATGCTCCTACAACAAAGAGGAAACTGTTCAGTACATCAAACAGAAGATCAGGCAGAATCGctctccagagaaatccatcaatctgtttcactgtctgaatgaactgagtGATGATTCACTGATACAGGAGATCCAAGATTATTTGAAATCTGGAGAAATTATAAAAGCCAAACTCTCCTCTTCACAGTGGTCAGCCCTGGTTTatgtgttgttgacatcagagcAGAAGATGGATGTTTTTGATCTAAAACCATTTATTGGAGCACAACATGCAGGAGATAGTGTTCTTCGGAATCTGTTACCTGTGGTtaaagaatccagatcagttcG GCTTTGTGGGTGTGATCTCACTGCTCTGTCCTGTGAAAGTTTGTCTTCAGCTTTACAGTTATCAAACTGTGTCCTgggagagctggacctgagtaacaatgacctgcaggattcaggagtgaagcttctttctgatggactgaagaacTGTAAGCTGGGGATACTGAG GCTACAGTTCTGTAATCTCACTTCTCAGTCCTGTGAAAGTTTGTCTTCAGTTCTTCAATTGCCTAAttgtgtcctgagagagctggacctgagtaacaatg